The sequence below is a genomic window from Thermodesulfobacteriota bacterium.
AGGCCAAGGTCATGGGGGTGCCGCTCGCAGACATCTTCCAGACCATCCAGACCCTGGTCGGCTCTTACTATGTCAACGACTTCAACAAGTATGGCCGCATCTTCAAGGTGCAGCTCCAGGCCGATCCCCGATACCGGTCCGAGCCGGACGACCTGGGCAAGCTCTTTGTCCGCTCCACCTCCGGGCAGCAGGTGCCATTGGGCTCCCTCATCCGGGTCTCCCACACCTCGGGGCCGGAGCTGGTGACCCGCTTCAACGGCTTCCCGTCGGCGACCATCAGCGGCAGCGCCCGGCCCGGCTTCAGCTCCGGCCAGGCCCTGACGGCCATGGAGGAGGTGGCGGCCACCAGCCTGCCGCCGGACATGACCTTTACCTGGAGCGGTGAGGCCTACCAGCAGCAAAAGGCCGGCAACCAGGCGGCCGTGGTCTTCCTCCTGGGCATCCTCATGGTCTTTTTGATCCTGGCCGCCCAGTATGAGCGCTGGACCCTGCCCTTCTCGGTGCTTCTGGCGGTGCCCTTCGGCGTCCTGGGCGCCCTGGCCGCGGCGTATGCCACCGGGATGGAGAACGACATCTACTTCAAGATCGGGCTGGTGACCCTCATTGGGCTGTCCGCCAAGAACGCCATCCTCATCGTGGAGTTTGCGGTCATGAAACGGGCCGAGGGGCTCTCCCCCCGGGAGGCGGCCACCGAGGCGGCGCGCCTCCGCTTCCGGCCGATCCTCATGACCTCCCTGGCCTTCATCCTCGGGGTCATCCCCCTGGTGACCAGCCAGGGGGCCGGGGCCGCCAGCCGGCATTCCATCGGCATCGGCGTCATGGGGGGCATGCTGGCGGCCACCTTCCTGGCCATCTTCTTCGTGCCCCTCTTCTATTACCTGGTGCAAAGCCTCAACGAGTGGGATCCTCGGGGACGGCGGGGACGGCCCGGCGCCGGTGGCCGGCCTGATGTCGCTGGCCCGGAGCCGGCCGTGGAGGCAGGAGGTGACGGCGATGCCCGATAACAACGATGCCCGGACCCGGCATTCGGCCTGGCTGGGGCTGGCCGCCACGCTTCTTGCTGCCTGCTCCCTCGGCCCCCAATACCAGAAGCCGGCGGTGGAGGTGCCGCCCAGCTGGGAGCTTGGCTCCGGGGAGGCGGCCGCCATCGTCAATCCCCGCTGGTGGGAGGGCTTTGCCGATCCGGCGCTGAGCGACCTGGTTGCCGCCGCCTTGCAGCACAACCGCGACCTCCAGGTGGCCATGGCCAGCCTGGACGAGTACCGGGCCCTGGTGGGCGTGGCCCGGAGCGACCTCTTCCCCCAGCTCGCGGCTGGCATGGGCGCCAGCCGCACCAAGGGCCTGCAGGCCGGTGACCCGCCCATGCCCGACAATCCATACTCCAGCGAGTACTCGGCCACCCTCAACCTGTCCTATGAGCTGGATCTGTGGGGCCGGATTGCCCGGGCCGAGGAGGCGGCCCGGGCCGATCTCGCGGCTCGGGCCGAGGCCCGGCGGGCCTTGATGCTGTCCGTGGCAGGCCAGGTGGCCACGTCCTCCATCGAGCTGGCCGGGCTGGACAAGCGCCTGGCCATCGCCCGGGCCGCCCTGGCCTCCCGGGAGGAGGCTTATCGGCTGGCCCGGATCCGCTTTGAGGGCGGCATCACCTCGGAGCTCGACCTCCATCAGAGCGCGGTGGAGCTGGCCTCGGCCCGGACCCTGATCCCGCAGCTGGAGCAGAGCATCGCCCTCACCGAGCATCAGCTCAGTGTCCTGGTGGGGCACAACCCGGCCCGGATCGCCCGGGGCGTGGCCTTCGACGAGCTGCGGACGCCGGAGCTGCCCTCGCTGCTGCCGTCCGAGCTCCTCCGGCGGCGGCCGGACATCCTGCAGGCGGAGCAGGAGCTGGTGGCGGCCAACGCCCGCATCGGCCAGGCGATGGCCGCCGCCTTCCCCCAGTTCTCCCTGACCGGCATGATCGGCGAGGTGACCAACGATTTCCTGGTCTTCGACTGGCCCACCACCCTCATCAAGGGCGGCGCTTCGGTTGCGGCTCCACTTTTCACCGGCTGGCGGGACAGCCGCCGGATCGAGGCGGCGGCGGCCCGGGAGCAGCAGGCCCGGTTCCGCTACGAGAAGGTGGTGATGGTCGCCTTCAAGGAGGTGTACGACGCCCTGGTCTCGTACCGGCGGGCCCTGGAGCAGGTGGCGGCCCAGGAGCGGCAGCTGGCGGTGCTGCAGGAGACCTTCCGGATCGCCCGGCTGCGCTACCTGAACGGCTACACCAGCTTCATCGACGTGCTGGACGCCCAACGGAGCCTGCTCAATGTCGAGCTGACCCTGGTCCAGACAAAAGCCAGCGTCCACCAGGCGATGGTGGCCCTGTACATGGCCCTGGGCGGCGGCTGGGAGGTGGAGGCCGCGGGAGCGGCAGGGGACGCGCCCTGAGGAGCGCCGCCGGGATGGCCGCAAGCGGAAGGAGTGGGGACGGGTGTGGCCGCCCGGTCCGTGGGCGGCCACTCCCAAAAGGATGATCGTCTAGAAGCCGACCGTGCCCGTGTACATCGGCATGTTCACGCCGTCCCACACGACCTGGCCGCTGCCGTGCACGGTGGTCAAGTCCCCGGTGCCGGAGCCGGCCACGATCCGCCAGACCCCCTGGAAGCTGGTGCCTCCCTGGTGCGGATCATCCAGGGGCAGGGCTGGATTGAGGGGGCCCACCGCGTAGACGAACATGACAAAGGTGCCGGTGCTCTCCACCCCCTCCACCACCACCGAGCCGGTGAAGGTCTGCTCGGCGATCATGAAGAACCAGGGGCCGGTGCGAGCGGCCTGCCGGATGGCCAGCTCCGTTGCCGCCAGGGTGCCGTTCAGACCATTGGCGCCCTCGGCGGGCACGATCTGCAGGTTCAGGGGCCGCATGGCGACAACCCGTTGGGGGGTGACATGGACGATGAGCTTGTCCTGATCATCGAGGGGCCACAGCCCGCCCTCCACCGCGGCGTGGGAGCCGTGGGCATACGCTGCCGGCACCGCGCCCCACAGCACAAGTGCAGCCATCAAGACAAGTGTTGCCGTGCAAAGCTTGCTCAGCCTGGACATCTGCATGGTCGCTCCTCCCGGGCCTCAGCCCATCGTTGTTGATGCCGTGCCGGCCCATCTCTGTGGACCTCCCGCTCCGGCGGGATCCGGACGGCCGCCACCGTCCTGATCGTGGCCGCCCGTCCCTGAGCAGCGTCCCCCAATGCCCCTGCCGGGAAGGCGGCAACCGGCAAGGACGGTGTCATGGACCGAGTCTAGCACGGATCGGCCCGCCCAGGAAGGCAATGGCGACGATCGAATATCCAAGTGGCGGCGTCTGGGCCTTGACAGCCCTCCAAGCGCTTGGCTAACGTGCATGACCGTTGCCTTCATTCTTCGCCATTCCTTGCGCAGGACATTCTGCGGTTCGTCTTTCCCATGAGGTCTCGACCATGACTGAGCCGGAGCCACGCTTCAACGGGAAGATCCGCACCCGGATGCTGGTGCCGATTCTGGGCTCGGCGGCGGCGGTGCTGCTGGTGCTGGGCTACACCTTGTACACCACCGCCCGGCAGATGGTGAAGGAGCAGGTGGCGGCCAGCGTCATCGGCCACCTGACCCGGGGCGCCGAATCCGTGGACGCCTGGCTGCGGCAGGAGGCCGCGCTGGTCAATGCCCTGGCCCTGCTCCTGGAGGAGAAGGGGACGGCGTCGCCGGCGGCCGTGGCCGCGAGCCTCACCGCCTTCGGCCAGCGGTTCGAGACCAAGGTCCCCTTCGTTGGCCTGGAGAGTGGGGTGTACATCGACCCGGCCTGGACGCCGGAGCCCGGCTACGACCACCGGCAGCGGACCTGGTACCAGGAGACCAGGGCGGAAGGTGGCCGCAGCTTTTCCGAGCCCTACCGGGATGGCGACACCGGCGAGATGATCGTCACCCTGGGCTTTCCCCTGCGCCAGGACGGCCTCTTCACCGGCGTCGTCGCCCTGGATGTCTTCCCGGCCCATGTCCTTGCGCAGCTGCGCACCGCGGGCCGGGAACAGTCTCTGGAGGCCTTCGTGGTCGACAAGAGCGGCCGCTACATCGCCCATCCCGACGAGTCCTTCATCCTCCAGAAGCGTATCCAGGATGGCCCCTTCGGCCGCGCCTTCGAGGGCTGGCTCGCCAGCGGCAAGGCCAGCCTGATTGCCCAGGACGATGCCTACCTGGCGTTCTCCCCCATCGCCAGCGCCGGGTGGACGGTGGCCTTCCGCATCAACCAGGCGGCGGTGGATGGCCCGGCCAGGCGCCTCACCCTGTTCTTTGCTCTGGGCGCTGCCACCGCCCTCACGGTCCTGGCGGTGGTCATCATCCTCATCTGCCAGTTCCTCTCCCGGCCGATTCTCACCCTGGCGGAAGGCGCGGCCCGGGTTGCCGGCGGTGATTATGACTACCGGGCTTCCATCCCCACCCGGGACGAATTGGGCTTTCTCGCCCACAGCTTCAACCAGATGACGGCCGGCCTGGCGGAACGGGAGCGCATCCGCAGCGAGCTGGCGGAAAGCCGCGCCCAGCAGGCCCGTATCGAAGGCGAGCTGCAGGCCGGCCATGACATCCAGCTGGCGATGCTGCCCCGGGAGATGCCGGCCCTGGCGGCGTTTCGGCCCCACGCCTTCTACAAGTCCGCCAAGGAGGTGGGCGGCGACTTCTATGACCTCTTCCCTCTTCCCGACGGCCGCTACGCCCTGGTGGTCGGGGATGTTTCCGGCAAGGGGGTGCCGGCAGCCCTGTTCATGGCCATCACCTGCTCGGCGCTGCGGGTCACTTGTCCGGAGCGTCCGGATCCGGCGGCGGCGATGGCCGCCTGCAACGACCTTCTGGCCGCCCACAACGAGGAGGGCATGTTTGTCACCCTGTTCATCGCCTATTACGACCCGCCAACCGGCGAGTGCATCTACGCCAACGGCGGCCACACCGAGCCCCTGGTGCTGAGGGTGGATGGCGGGCTGCGAACGGTGCCCACCCTCAAGGACATGGTGGTGGGCCCCTTCCCGGGCCTTGCC
It includes:
- a CDS encoding SpoIIE family protein phosphatase, translating into MTEPEPRFNGKIRTRMLVPILGSAAAVLLVLGYTLYTTARQMVKEQVAASVIGHLTRGAESVDAWLRQEAALVNALALLLEEKGTASPAAVAASLTAFGQRFETKVPFVGLESGVYIDPAWTPEPGYDHRQRTWYQETRAEGGRSFSEPYRDGDTGEMIVTLGFPLRQDGLFTGVVALDVFPAHVLAQLRTAGREQSLEAFVVDKSGRYIAHPDESFILQKRIQDGPFGRAFEGWLASGKASLIAQDDAYLAFSPIASAGWTVAFRINQAAVDGPARRLTLFFALGAATALTVLAVVIILICQFLSRPILTLAEGAARVAGGDYDYRASIPTRDELGFLAHSFNQMTAGLAERERIRSELAESRAQQARIEGELQAGHDIQLAMLPREMPALAAFRPHAFYKSAKEVGGDFYDLFPLPDGRYALVVGDVSGKGVPAALFMAITCSALRVTCPERPDPAAAMAACNDLLAAHNEEGMFVTLFIAYYDPPTGECIYANGGHTEPLVLRVDGGLRTVPTLKDMVVGPFPGLAFNTGTFTLAPGEVCLIYTDGVTEAHAPGGGLFGEAALMQLIEAQGSRDPAALCETIQSAVMEFQKGDQFDDITLLAWQRQP
- a CDS encoding efflux transporter outer membrane subunit translates to MPDNNDARTRHSAWLGLAATLLAACSLGPQYQKPAVEVPPSWELGSGEAAAIVNPRWWEGFADPALSDLVAAALQHNRDLQVAMASLDEYRALVGVARSDLFPQLAAGMGASRTKGLQAGDPPMPDNPYSSEYSATLNLSYELDLWGRIARAEEAARADLAARAEARRALMLSVAGQVATSSIELAGLDKRLAIARAALASREEAYRLARIRFEGGITSELDLHQSAVELASARTLIPQLEQSIALTEHQLSVLVGHNPARIARGVAFDELRTPELPSLLPSELLRRRPDILQAEQELVAANARIGQAMAAAFPQFSLTGMIGEVTNDFLVFDWPTTLIKGGASVAAPLFTGWRDSRRIEAAAAREQQARFRYEKVVMVAFKEVYDALVSYRRALEQVAAQERQLAVLQETFRIARLRYLNGYTSFIDVLDAQRSLLNVELTLVQTKASVHQAMVALYMALGGGWEVEAAGAAGDAP